DNA sequence from the Aerosakkonema funiforme FACHB-1375 genome:
CGATCGTTGAGGTAAATTTTGATGCGATTGTAATGGTTGAAATTATATGTCCTCAAAAAAGCAGCGGTAGCGAATTAAATCCTCTAAAAAGCAAGCCGGGATTCCATTCTGGTGTATCGTTAACCAATCGTAAATTCGGCATTCTTTGAATTACAGTCAGGAAAGCAATCTCCGCTTGAATGTAGGTGAGGGTAGCGCCCAGACAAGCGTGTGCGCCGTAGCCGAAAGCGAGATGATGGTCGGCGTTGCGAGTGATATCCAAAACGTCGGGATTGGGAAATTTCTCCGGGTCGCGATTGGCGGAACCGATTAAGGCGATCACTGTTTGGCCTTTTTTAATTAGTCGATCGTGCAGAAAGAAATCTTCCCTAGCAAAGCGAGTGGCAAATTGAGCCGAACTTTCATAACGCAACAATTCTCGCAAAGCATTTGGCATTAAAGATGGGTTATTCCGCAAGATTTCCCATTGGTCAATATGCTTCAACAACAAGTATATTCCATTGCCCAAAAAATTGCGAATCGAAGCATATCCAGCCGCAATTAATTGGGAAGATTGGGCGATAACTTCATCAGTTGTCAGAACAGAATCTTCTTCCGCGTGAATCAAAAAACTAATCAAATCGTCGCCCGGATTCTGACGCCGTTCTGCAATGATAGTGCGAAAATATTCGTTAAGGGCGATCAAACTTTTTTGAGCTTGGCGTGCCAATTCCAGGGTAACTTGCGGCGCATCTGCTATGATGAGAATATCTTCCGACCAGGAAATGAAATCATCTCGATCCTGAGAATCTACCCCCAGCATTTCCGCCATCACCAGCATGGGGAAAGGCAGGGCAAAATCGCGCATCAAGTCGAATTCTCCGGTAGCTTGCACGCGATCGAGCAGCAAATCGGTTACTTTTTGAATCCGGGGTCGCAGATTTTGCAGCGCCATCTTAAACCCTTTGTTCATCAGCTTACGCACGCGATTGTGTTCCGCACCGTCAAGAGATAGCAACCACATCCCAAAAATGCGATTGAATTCGGCAAATTCTCCTTGCATTTCAGGGGGAAAATCGGCAAAAAACAAGTCGCTTTGTTGGGCGGAAAGGCGCGGGTCGCGCAAAGCATTGACAACATCGTCATAACGTGGTAATAGCCAAGCTCCGCCCAAAATATCAACCCAATGGATTGGGCTGTGCGATCGCAGATCGCTGTAAGTTGGGTAAGGGTTGGCGATAAATTCGGGATTGTCAAACATTTTGGATAAGAGGATGAGAGGATTTTAGATTATGCAAAACTCAAAACGGAAGCTATATTCAAAGACTCAGATTTAGCGTCTGAAAGCTATGGCTAGGAGCTATTTTTTGGAACGGCGCTGGCTAATATACCTAAAATTTTATTGATGTTATTGAGAAAATATTCAACCAAATCGATTTGGACTAATTCTCCTGTTAGTTTAAGAAATTTCCAAATTTCTCCTGTTGTTACCACTCCATAAATATCGGCGACTTCCTCTCCTTCCCGTTCGTTAAAAATCTGAGCCGCTACCATTTCAGCCACGCACTGACCCAATCCGGCATTAATATTTTCTTTTTTCGCTTCTACTAGCATAATTGCAGGCGCTCTTAAAATTAGTAATTGAGGTGAATTACTGATGATAAAATCACAACTTCCGTTTAATCCTCTGTTTGGATCGACAGTAAAATCAATTCCTGAAAACAAACCTATCTCCGAATTAAGTTGTTTTCTCAGTTCGACTAAAATAGGCGCGATAATCAGTTCAGAGCGGGCTTTTTCTGTATTGCTACCCAATGCGATCGGCACATTATAATCAAGGGTTTCTTTCAGCCAATTGCTGCTTTCTAATTCGGGAATATTAGCAAAGAGATTCACGCGATCGGAAATCGTTAAACCAAAAGCTTTCTGTACTTTTTCTAGTGTAAAATCGCTGTAAGCCATGCTGGTAAAGGGGGCAGGGGATTTTATAAGTTTACTTGGGTGGGTGGGAAGGGAGTTATGTCTGGCAATGTATAAGTTCTACGTAGCAGTAGTATCACATCTTCCACCGCGAAGGAAGTAAAGTCAAAAGTCACTCTTCCCTGTTCCCTGTTCCCTGTTCCCTGTTCCCTGTTCCCTGTTCCCTGTTCCCTGATGTGCTAAGAAGCAGAGTCGAGAACTTCATTGACCGTTTTGAAGGTAACCGAGAGGGGGGTCAATCATGAGTCTTAATGAGTTGCCGGGAGCAGAGTTAATCCTACCTGGACTGAACGATCTTCATAATGGTGAGGCGAATACAGTTGGGTCATTATTGGTTGCGATTGCAGCAACCCGCTTAACCGAAGCAGGCTTAGACGTTCCTTTAGAACATCTAGCCCCAGAGCCAGAGCTGACCTTGTATGCCCGTCTTCAAGATGAACGGGACGATGCTTACCTTTACTATAATGCTTTGCTCAATAGCCTCAATAGCTTTTGCAATGCGCTTGAACTCAGTGCCCTGAGTGAGTGGGAAGGGAGTGTCACTCTTCCCTCTTCCCTAAC
Encoded proteins:
- a CDS encoding cytochrome P450: MFDNPEFIANPYPTYSDLRSHSPIHWVDILGGAWLLPRYDDVVNALRDPRLSAQQSDLFFADFPPEMQGEFAEFNRIFGMWLLSLDGAEHNRVRKLMNKGFKMALQNLRPRIQKVTDLLLDRVQATGEFDLMRDFALPFPMLVMAEMLGVDSQDRDDFISWSEDILIIADAPQVTLELARQAQKSLIALNEYFRTIIAERRQNPGDDLISFLIHAEEDSVLTTDEVIAQSSQLIAAGYASIRNFLGNGIYLLLKHIDQWEILRNNPSLMPNALRELLRYESSAQFATRFAREDFFLHDRLIKKGQTVIALIGSANRDPEKFPNPDVLDITRNADHHLAFGYGAHACLGATLTYIQAEIAFLTVIQRMPNLRLVNDTPEWNPGLLFRGFNSLPLLF